The sequence CAATCTATCTCACTTGGTTGAAGTCCAAATGAAGCATCTGAGATTCAGAGGACTAGTGGCAGTGGTACTGTATTTCATGGCTTAATTAAGTATAGCCGTGTTTTAGGCAGTTTTCCCCCAttttttctttcgtttttttGCTCATTGTAAACAATAAAAGGACTAGTGAGGTAAGTTTCATAGAATTTCAGGCATGTTTAACGAAACCAAACAGTGTAGAATGCAGCCTATTTTTCAGGCTGCTTCTGGCATTGTGGAAAATTTAATGGCACGGAAAATCTCTCAAGTGGGAAATTGACTAACTTGAAATTTTGGCTTTTCCTTGCATCTAATCGTCGAAAGAAATGGAATGTTTCTAGCTAAATTCTTCCAAGCATGTTTTTACATAAGTACTTTCTTCtgtgtttcaattttttttattattttcttatttttcaatatttgtgTAATAGTAATATAGTATTTACCTTTTTAATAAAACGCAagtagttttatttaaaaaaaaaaatagaatagatGTCTTTGTCTCACTCTCAGCACAGATTTCGTATGGCAAAAGGAATGTGAAACTTGTTATAGCAAAAGTTTGTATATCAATTATTAATAGATAAGCTTCGGTTTGCAAGTTTCAACTTGCAGGACCCTCTGATCCGAATATCCCAAAAAGCAGCATATGACGAATAATAAAGGTGGGAGTCTGGTATATCCCTAATGTTTGAAGTGTCATGTGCCTTCTCTTTTATCTCCATTGCAACTTGCAACTCCAACTCTCTCATATCCCAACTCCAAATGCCCCTAAACGTCACAGGGGCCCTCAGCATGTTTCTCTGCCTCTCAAGATACTAAAGTTCCAATAATTTGCTACTTCCTGATTCAATTGTGAGTactgtctctctctctttggtGCTTCATGGAAACCGTTTGTTTTTACAGCCCAACCCTTCCTGTGTTCCTCATGGTTTTTCTCCTTGTCTATATCTTTGGTTACGTCGGAGTTTTCCGCAACTGGGGTCAAAAACAACGGCTGGAGGCTTCCAGCTGCCTCATCTCTTTGGCCCATGGCAGTCCTGCTGTTTTCATGGCCATCCATGCAATACTAGATACTGAAACTCCACGGAGTTTCGCTTCTGCAAACTCTACTTCTCAAAATTTTGTACTAGAATTCAGCATTGCGTACTTCCTGGTGGACCTTCTGCACTACCTGCTGTTCTTTCCCAATGATGTCCTCTTCATCAGCCACCATTTAGGAACCCTCTATGTCTTCATAACATGCCGATACATGGTCAATCATGGAGCTTTGGCGATTCTGGGGCTTCTAGTTCTTGCAGAAGCTACGAGTCCTTGTCAAAATATACGGACCCTAGCCAATGCCCGGAAAGAGGATGTGCCCGCTGCTTCCAAATTCTATGAATTCTTGTCTCCCCCCTTTTGTGCTTTCTATTCTACAGTTAGAGGGATTCTAGGACCATTGTTTTTGTATGAGATTGGGGCCTTTTTTTCAAGTGGGGTAGCTGATAATGTGATTCCAAGGTTGGTGTGGATTTCTTGGATGATTGTTGTGGTGGCTGCAATCTTGGGTAGCATGTTGTGGGTTCTGAATCTTTGGATGGAGCTGATTAGAACAAGAGGTCAAAAGTTGCAGAAGAAAGTAAGTTAGAATTATTGCAGGTTTTTCATACTGGAGATTTAAGGCTTTCAACTCTTGTACCATACACTCTGTAAACTCTGTAATTAAGGTGTTTTGAATCCAAACTCGAAAATCAAGGGTGATGCTGTCAATACATGTATCCGTAGCAATGGCATTATATTGGAAGATACACTCATGAAGTAcaggaaaatattttctatgtaAAGTAAAAATGGTGAGATATAAAATCTTGTTAAGAAAACACTACCCAGTATTCGTTTATAGTGATAGGGCACATCCCCGTATGTATCAATATATGTTTGGGAACATATTCCATCAAatttactaatatatatatatatatatatatatatatatatatatatatatatatatatatagaatagaTACACCGAGATgtaaatataataaacaaatagtGACATGCCTCCCCAGCTGTCCCACTGAGAAGGTGTTAGAATGCTCCTCTGGTGGATAATTGTAGAAATTGctgaatacaaaataaaacttgCATTGGTACACCGGCTAGGTTAAACATACAACTGATGACAGGAATTATTATTTGCATGAGCAAAAGAACAGTCGGGGTAAACCCCCCTGATATCATCACCAATCTCATATGCCCTATCTCATTGTAATCATCTGAAGTCCGAATCGAAGCACATGTGACCAATATGGTCTATTGCAGGGTGTGGAGTTTTTTGAACAATGGTCAATCCGATAAACTCTTCTGGATCGTGAACTATTATCTTCTAGGACAGCTCCTGGATCACTTTAATGCACACTGCAGTTTAAGGGCTATATGCGGATGACTGAAGCACTCGTTTTGTCTGGACTCCCTTGGTAGTTAAGCTCCACAAAGTGACCCCCACCTTCACCCTTGGCCAGTCTTCCTGGATTCACACAAATGCACTTCACTAGCTCTTCCCCTTCATTTCTTCCACCCAGGGATAGAACCTGTGCCCAGAGGCAAATGAAGGATTGATCTTAGATGCAGAAGAATTGTTTTCCTATAATCATCTCGAATTGCATAAACTTAAATCCATTTATCATCAGTGCAGTACATGTATTTTTGAATGTGTTGCCACATCTTCTGGCACATTTGATTTGGTATGGAGGTAAATGGCTTGATCTTTACCTTTACAAAAGAAGCCAAATCTGATGGGAGGATGAGAACATCGGGAATAGTAGAGACCTCAAGAGCTTCTGGAGCAAGTGAGAAATCCAGAGGAATGCCTTCCGCCAGTGGATATAAAGGATAGAAACTGTTTCCAAAAagtgtaaaacaaaaataaataaataaaatacttttagttttttaaacCTACTAGGATCAAgtgaaaattttccaacaagATGAATAACTACAACATGCCTGCGCTGGCTGAGAATATGGTTTGCAATGGTAGTCATGCGATCCCTGGATGACCCATCTGTAGGATTTCGTGAAATCATTTCTCCACTGAGCTGTTTGATAACATCAACTGTGCAGCACCCGACCTTGACCTGAAAtccaaaacaatggaaaatGCTCCTTAAAGAGTGCACGTGAAATTGTAAGGACCGAATGATCAGCAAAAGCATTGAAACCTTGCATTTGGTTTGTGTATGTTAATGTCTATTTTGTGTGTCTCACACTAATTCTTGTTTATACACACATAGAGATGAACTGCCATAGTATTGCTAGTCAGATTAAGGACCATTTGggaataatttttgtaaaaatgtcTATTTTGTTTGTGTATGTGAATGTCTATTTTGTGTCTCACACAAATTCTCGTTCATACACACATAGAGATGAACTGCCATAGTATTGCTAGTCCGATTAAGGACCATTTGggaataatttttgtaaaaatgattttagccTGTAGTGCTATTGTGAGGAGCACTTTTATCAGAACAATTTTATGGAGATTTGGTCAGTGTTTGGATaccaatgaaaaaaatgttttgaaaatagtgatttttgaaaaagaacATCTACCATGCGTTAGTCCAAAAATACTCCAAGCGACTGTTTGGATTTCTAAAAGTGATCTCACACTCCCAAATGGACTCTAAAGCCAGCTCATTGGTTCTCCCCTCTAAAAAGGGCAAGTGCAAttgtaaaatgaaatttttatttcattactaCGTTTAAAAAGTGACAAGATGCACAGACAACATataaatggataaaataatgaataatctCAAATTGTCAGCAAAGTTTGTTGGTGTTAACCTCATTTGCATCAAACATCCCTGGATTTGTGAGACTGGTTATCTGCATAAGAACAGGGAACATTCATTAAAAAGGTGTGACTGCATATGGAGGAAATTATCAGTAGCTGCTTCATTACCACAAAGAATGTGTTCTGCAAACCTTAAGAACCATAAATACCTGATGTTTGAGATCGGGTGGATGAATACTAAAAGCAGGCTGCAGAAAGGATAAAAGCATATGGAGTTAAATCTCATGTCAGCCAATTGAATAAGTGGGACactttactattattattattttaattcagcAACAAAATCACCTGAGGAAAAACAAAGTCATGGTTAGCATCTCGTATAGATGGCACAAGAATTACACGAGCTGCAGAACCCATATATTCCACATAATCTTGTAACTGGAAAAGAGAATATAGAAAACAGGAAAAAAGATATTAAGAAAAAGGAGGATGAAGCatggaaacataaaaaaaaaaattgctaaaacAATTAAACCATTGTGTGAGTAGATACCCTTCTGAGAATTTCCAGATGAAATATTTCATCAAAGCTCCTGTCCACTGTTCCTTTCCTAATCTCTGGATGTTCAGAATCAACAAATGGTCCCAGCTGACAAAATGTTCAATTAGTAAACAAATGCAACTTCTTTATTCTAATTAAACACACAAAAATGTTTGATGACAGTATTGAAATGAGAACATTGGCTTCTAACCAGTATAAGCAACTGAGGCATCTTTCTTCTTGCATATGCTAGAAGCTCTGTTAGAGGCTCAAACAATAAGTTGTCAGTTGTGGTAAAAGGGCCTGCTGCAACCATCtgttaaaattccaaaaataaaaaaataaaaaagtaaatatatcaACTATAAAGAGGTCGCATAGTTTCCTAATGAGGAACCATTGTTGCACATACTATTCCCCTATCAACTAAACTTTTGAGTTAGGAATCATGAATACAGCTATGAGAACATGCAACTTGCACATAAAACCTGGTGTTTATAATACATGCTAAAagtatcaaaaaaaaagaaaaagaaaaagaaaaatgaaatatcttGTTTTGTACCATGGAAACTGCCCCAGTTCAAACATTTGGGAACAAACATCTGAACCCACTTTTGCCTTTCCATTCAGTAAAAGTCAGTAACTCTCTACTGCTAATTCTATCCACGACTTCTCAAACCTTCTTATCCCCTTTTTAGACCCTTCAACTTTCTGTTCCATTAATGATGGCATGAGTTTTCCCAGATTATGTCTAAATTATCCGAATCACTTTTCCTTAATCCATCACTCCATGAGGCTACTCTTAGGTTTTCCAAATGCTCACATCTTTAATTGTATCTGTACTAGTAATGCTAATaccatttaataaaaatgatatacatGAGGTATagaaaccaataaaaattaGGCATTAAAACAACTTGTGCTATATCCTTAGCCTGCATTTTATCCAATTAGAAAGAAGCATGCACACCAATGATAGCTCTGCTAGCTTGTGGGATAAATCAGCAGACTGGAACTCTTCATCCCGAGCCTGCTTCTTTGCAGGATGCAAATCCACATCAGTAGGAGCAGAAACAGGAATAGAATCTAATATTTTTGATGCAATCAAACAGTGTCCACTGGGATTGTGCCCCTCTATGCCCACCACCTGTAGAAATTCAATCCTTTTAGGTTTGTATCCAATCCTAACAAGGACTTCCAACATAAATCAACAAACATGATAGTTCATTTTTTTTCGTACCTGGCCTGGAAATATGGAAAACTGATTCAATTTTGATAGGTCAAGACGTACCCGTTGCCCTCCAGAATGCTGAACACTGCAGAAACTTAGATTTATGAAACCCATACATAACATCAAAGCTAAACATATTACTCATAGCTGACAATGTAAGCAGCACTTCCAGACTGCTTCATGCAATGTCAGACATAATTTATGAAACCCGTACATAACATCAAAGCTAAACATATTACTCATACCAGGGAATGTAAGCAGCACTTCCAGAATGCTTTATGCAATGTCAGACATAATGTGGTATGGCCCTACAATTCTATCTATGAAGCTCATCATAATTACTTGATCAAATAAAATCGATGTGCCTAAGAACAGGCACATCTAGGCCCCATTTTTCAGTCTAGTCAAGAGGAAACTTTGACCACATTGTTTAATACATCTGACTTACATTTATGAGATACATCATTTCCTCCTGCTGCTCAAAAATTGATATAGTCAAGTACTCTAAATGTGTAAGAGTTTATTTTCATGTTGTTGACAATTTCATGCATTTCTAAATCCACCTGATCATGAATCTGCTGATATGGTTGATGCATCAGGGAGAGGATCTTCCTATGATCCTGACCCCTAGAAGTAGACTGAATTATTGGACGGTATAAAGAGAAAGAGCAGGTTTCTCTACCTGCTTTGCAACAAGATAGACTTCTCATTCAAACGACCTTCTCCATCACAACAGATCATGCCAGTTGCAAATACACTTTTCTGAAACATTAGATTCCATCAGATGCCATGATGTGCAGCTTCAATTGACATgcaaatcttaaataaaaacatgaaaatgtaAAGGCCTACAAGCTATACTTTAAACAAAGTTGCAAAATGACATTATGACCTTCAATACTTAGTGACACCATAGAGAGAAATAAtgcgataaaaaaaaattacctgtGAAGCAACTGTAGGATCTGTTGGTTCCTCATACAGTCCAGTGGCAACAAGCGCTGTCGTATGTTTTTTGATACGGTTTTCGAGAGAGTTAAACTAAATCACCAAAATTATAAGTTAGCGTTACACACATATATATGGTGTTGACCTAGATCCATTCTCTGCTATAAGAAGCATCACATACCCTGTCTTCAATCCTGTCATACATGAACCTGCAACCTGGTTCAGGCCGTGATCCATGAACTAGCAAGGAACATCGTTTGCTGGGTTGTACTCTCCTAATAATATCATCATCAACATTCTCAAacttattctcattttttccaTTCTCTGCACTGGGTGGGTTATTGACTGTTAATTGCACTACAAACTTGCTTGTTCGTTTGCCGAATGGTGTCACATGGTTTGATGGTTTTCCATAAGAGGAGCTGTTCCCATTTGTTCGCTGGGCTGAATCAAAGGGATCAGCATGGTGCCTTCCAGATCTGTCTGAAGGAGTACCAAGGATATCTTCTTTTATCTCTTCATGTTCATCACTTAAAATCCTACAGAAAAGTTTTTCTCCAGTGATTCACATTATAAGAACTAAAGAAGTGTTGTTGATATTAACTGCAAAATTCAGACCAAAAAGTTAACAGCAAACAAAGGAACAGTGGGGACTTGATTCTGCCATCTAAATAACAACATAAACTCTAACAAAGATAATAtagtttatttcatttcatgCTACCATAACCACTCAGGTAATACAATCTAGGTAATCTCCAGTTAGGTAACAAACAGTATGGAACCATACATGCTACATGTGAAGTCCACCACTACCCAAATAGTAACAACATTGGgataaagagagaaagaggaagggGGAAAGGAAGTGGGTCTGAGAGTTGATCGACAGAGATGTGTTCCATGTCTCCTTTGTTTCTAGTTCAACCCATTGAAGCTTCCATAAAAACcatatatgaaatataatagGTTCAAGAGAAGCAAAATCCTCTTCCAGGTGTCTGTTGGAACTATGAAGCAATGTGCCAAGTAATTGCAATATGAGCCCCAAGTGGTATGAACTCAATCCAACCTAACTGCCTTAGCCCCATTTGTGCATCCACACGCCAtgtgaaataaataagaaaataaaacataaataaataaacagaggAGAAGTTAGAAACTGTGTACAGTACTCACATATCAACATCGTTACTTGAATAGATATGCAAATGGGGTTCCTCTTTAATAACTGCTTCTTTCTGCTCAGTTTGGAGGTGCAGTAAAAACCCATCCATCAGAGCATTTCCAACAACTGATTCGTCGAGTTGCCTGTGGCAAAATTATATTTCAGATAAGAGTAAAGCATATAGAAATTTCAGTGCCTTTTCACTGCCTTTAACCGTCAATTTGGTTCTCAggaacaagagaaaaaaatgctTAGGCTTTGTTGGTTACAGAGTGTTAGATTCAATTTGGAGTCCAATTATGGGGAATTCAAGTATTTTATTCTTGTCCTACAGGATCAATCTTGTACTTGGGGCTTCTGAAATTCAAATGCAATCCAAAACCTATCTATATTTAAAGCAACCAAACTACAGACTTGGAATTGTAGCCTCCAGTTCCAACTCCAATTCTCATTTGTAAGACCCAACTCCATGACATTAAATCCGTTACTAAGAAGCCATTCTTAAGTCTCaatcaatttcaaatattttttccataTCTAATTCTCTCCAATAACCAAAAAGATGAGTTAAGAGCCTattgattgcaaagaaattgaaggaaacaGAAGCCAATTAGCTTAGTGCTTGTTTGGATACTCTTCCTGTTTTTAAATCAGAATATagtagtaacttttatataggATACAAAAACTCtcatgttatgtttggttcctggaaaagattttcttatgtttggttgtaatataaaaaataccaatgaaaattgaatataattaaaattaataaaaaaaatagtgaactTACCTGTTGAGATAGTAAACTTCCCAGCTCGAAACCAGATCGGACGGGCTGAGCTTGTAATTTATACAAAACGTGAGACCTGAACAAGAAGATGATACCCAAGAGAACATTACAACAGTTTTTGGAAAATAAGCATGAGATTCAGGGCGAAAATGGAGAAAACAGAGCTCACATTTCTTCAgcacttcttcttcttcctctttgtgGAACGAAAATCCTATCTTTTTAAACTCCAACATGATCTCCTCCTCCATGGCGGATCTAGGGTTTTGCAGAGAATTTGGCGGGAAAATTTTGCTTCAGCTGAGTATTTATACACGTGTTCTGGTGTGTGAGtttctttgcctttttttctaaattcatcTTTTGCCCTTCTTCTTTCGGAATTATGACGGAAATGCCCTCTCTGGACCACCGTTTCCCACCCCCAATAGAGTTTTTttaaattgggttttttttataatatttaaaatttgtagataaaaaaaacttaaatacaatttaattcaaatcattataATTTACCACTTATTTCGCAACTGTTTTGATTTACGGCTTATTTtgtaactgttttaaaaaatagttttaaaaaattattatttaatattttataaaataaaagtatgtttagaaatttaaaatatttttaacttgtttttaatatttttaaatatattttaaaaattattattatatttaatgcaAAATAAATACGTTTTAAATAACAAGTGcctccaaatttattttaggaATGGATAGAGCATCATGAGGTATGAGATGAGAAATAAAATTCTTGAATGTGTCATGAATAGAGTTAAagcaaattaaaaacataattgatGTTCATGAGATGAGAAATGAGGAAAGTTTGAGGTTACActaagagttaaaaaaatatgctGTGAAAGGGACTATGTTGGGATTAAAGTTATGAtgggaaaacaaaattaaaatgataatgcTTTCGGagggaaacaaaataaaaggggTAAAAATGTCTAAAAGAAGTCAtcctttgataaaattaaaaagattaaaaaatccttataatatgaaaaaacattttaaaaaaaattacatatttgacaaaatttaaaaattaaagaattatttataatatttcttaaaaatgcatttaatagataataaattatttttagtgttattatatataaattattttagagtGTGTTTGTCAGTTGTTCTtgtaagtgtttttaattttactaatacttaaaaaataaaaatttttaagtgttaaaaaagttaaaaatactttctaaaatcaccacaaacatactcttatttttataggaatttaaaattattttttaatgtaaaattcTCTTATATTAATGGTTCAAAATATCACTTCCCTTATTGGActcaaattagatttttaaggttttttttctttctttttgaaaattagaaatccTATCTTTACTTTAACTCAAAATCTAGGTTCTtgcttttttaatataaatatcctTCCACAacaacttttttgaaaaaaaaaattgagagggaaaaaaagaaaaaaaagttttaatattctctatttttctcgAGAAATTTTGTTGGAAAATTGGTGAATGAAAAGAACATGTCTAATGAATGAGACAACCTTTGGAGGGGACACAACACTTGATTTGCAAGAATA is a genomic window of Vitis riparia cultivar Riparia Gloire de Montpellier isolate 1030 chromosome 1, EGFV_Vit.rip_1.0, whole genome shotgun sequence containing:
- the LOC117925124 gene encoding TLC domain-containing protein At5g14285-like, coding for METVCFYSPTLPVFLMVFLLVYIFGYVGVFRNWGQKQRLEASSCLISLAHGSPAVFMAIHAILDTETPRSFASANSTSQNFVLEFSIAYFLVDLLHYLLFFPNDVLFISHHLGTLYVFITCRYMVNHGALAILGLLVLAEATSPCQNIRTLANARKEDVPAASKFYEFLSPPFCAFYSTVRGILGPLFLYEIGAFFSSGVADNVIPRLVWISWMIVVVAAILGSMLWVLNLWMELIRTRGQKLQKKVS
- the LOC117925192 gene encoding DNA polymerase alpha subunit B; translation: MEEEIMLEFKKIGFSFHKEEEEEVLKKCLTFCINYKLSPSDLVSSWEVYYLNRQLDESVVGNALMDGFLLHLQTEQKEAVIKEEPHLHIYSSNDVDMILSDEHEEIKEDILGTPSDRSGRHHADPFDSAQRTNGNSSSYGKPSNHVTPFGKRTSKFVVQLTVNNPPSAENGKNENKFENVDDDIIRRVQPSKRCSLLVHGSRPEPGCRFMYDRIEDRFNSLENRIKKHTTALVATGLYEEPTDPTVASQKSVFATGMICCDGEGRLNEKSILLQSSVQHSGGQRVRLDLSKLNQFSIFPGQVVGIEGHNPSGHCLIASKILDSIPVSAPTDVDLHPAKKQARDEEFQSADLSHKLAELSLMVAAGPFTTTDNLLFEPLTELLAYARRKMPQLLILLGPFVDSEHPEIRKGTVDRSFDEIFHLEILRRLQDYVEYMGSAARVILVPSIRDANHDFVFPQPAFSIHPPDLKHQITSLTNPGMFDANEVKVGCCTVDVIKQLSGEMISRNPTDGSSRDRMTTIANHILSQRSFYPLYPLAEGIPLDFSLAPEALEVSTIPDVLILPSDLASFVKVLSLGGRNEGEELVKCICVNPGRLAKGEGGGHFVELNYQGSPDKTSASVIRI